A part of Citrifermentans bremense genomic DNA contains:
- a CDS encoding nitric-oxide reductase large subunit produces the protein MHEREQNMVLGRGWLLAAVVTFVFGFAVLGYLAFRNNTEGPPIPREVRSSEGQVLFTGDDIKEGQHLFQRYGLMQYGTLFGHGAYLGPDFTAQYLRISGEKARLSYTEQKLSPAEASERVRSEAKQNSYDPEQSVITYTPTQAAAYREMISYYRDWFGPSSTQQGLRRPYLKDPEEVRKLTSYFSWAAWVCAATRPGTNHSYTNNWPPDSLAGNQPTPGVLMWSVISLVALLCGTGLILFVFGRFEWLGWHASDTELAATHPVPEEVPLTPSQRTVSWYFLVVALLFLLQGLLGGVNAHYHVERAGFYGLSLAEWLPYNLSRMWHVQLALFFVASSFLAMGIFLTPMIAGKEPRHQDKLSLVLLGALVVVVFGSLSGEAVSLQGLLGTSSPWFWIGSQGWEYLDLGRLWQILLTAGMLIWLLILVRGMLDRLKGEHPGNMPWLFIYSAISIPLFYAAGMFYGKGTPFNQIEFWRFWVVHLWVEDFLELFTTIMVAYVFMLLGVVRARVATTIVYLDIILYSIGGVIGTMHHLYFSGTPEVHMALGAFFSAMEVIPLLLLTYEAWKFMRLGAPAGGSMLSTTAEMFPHKWAVMFLIAVGFWNFLGAGVFGFLINLPIVSYYEIGTQWTANHGHAAMMGVYGMLSLGFFMFVARYFLPLDKASNTAMGIAFWCTNLGLALMLFINLFPVGMLQINQILATSYWEGREPAFFMLPMVRIFEWLRLPGDALFIIGILPVVYLAVRMFLNRNRGVAAPAAAKQGKTAP, from the coding sequence ATGCATGAACGCGAACAGAACATGGTCCTTGGAAGAGGATGGCTGCTCGCAGCAGTCGTCACCTTTGTCTTCGGGTTTGCCGTCTTGGGCTACCTCGCCTTCCGCAACAACACCGAAGGCCCGCCTATTCCCCGTGAAGTGCGCTCTTCAGAGGGCCAGGTTCTCTTCACCGGAGACGACATCAAAGAAGGACAGCACCTGTTCCAGAGGTACGGGCTGATGCAGTACGGCACCCTCTTCGGGCACGGCGCCTACCTCGGGCCCGACTTCACCGCGCAATACCTGCGCATCAGCGGGGAAAAAGCGAGGCTCTCCTACACCGAGCAGAAACTCTCCCCGGCAGAGGCAAGTGAAAGGGTGCGCTCCGAGGCGAAACAAAACAGCTACGACCCGGAACAGAGCGTGATCACCTACACGCCAACCCAGGCGGCGGCTTACCGGGAGATGATCTCCTACTACCGCGACTGGTTCGGGCCATCCTCGACGCAGCAAGGGTTGCGGCGCCCCTACCTGAAGGACCCCGAAGAGGTCCGCAAGCTCACCTCCTATTTTTCCTGGGCCGCCTGGGTCTGCGCCGCGACGCGTCCGGGCACCAACCACTCCTATACCAACAACTGGCCCCCCGACAGCCTCGCCGGAAATCAGCCCACCCCTGGCGTCCTGATGTGGAGCGTGATCAGCCTGGTAGCCCTTCTTTGCGGGACCGGCCTGATCCTCTTCGTGTTCGGCCGCTTCGAGTGGCTCGGGTGGCATGCCTCAGACACGGAACTGGCCGCCACGCACCCCGTCCCGGAAGAAGTGCCCCTGACCCCTTCGCAGCGTACGGTCAGCTGGTACTTCCTCGTGGTGGCCCTGCTGTTTTTGCTCCAGGGACTCCTTGGCGGCGTCAACGCCCACTACCACGTCGAGCGGGCCGGCTTTTACGGGCTCTCGCTTGCCGAATGGCTCCCCTACAACCTCTCCAGGATGTGGCATGTGCAGCTGGCGCTATTTTTCGTCGCCTCCAGCTTCCTCGCCATGGGGATCTTCCTCACCCCCATGATCGCCGGGAAAGAGCCGCGGCACCAGGACAAGCTCTCCCTGGTCCTGCTGGGCGCGCTGGTGGTGGTAGTTTTCGGTTCCTTGTCGGGTGAAGCAGTGAGCCTGCAAGGTCTTCTGGGCACCAGCAGCCCCTGGTTCTGGATTGGGTCCCAGGGATGGGAATACCTCGACCTCGGTCGCCTTTGGCAGATCCTGCTGACCGCGGGGATGCTCATCTGGTTGCTGATACTCGTCCGCGGCATGCTGGACAGGCTGAAGGGGGAGCACCCCGGCAACATGCCGTGGCTTTTCATCTACAGCGCCATCTCCATACCCCTTTTCTACGCCGCCGGGATGTTCTACGGCAAGGGAACCCCCTTCAACCAGATCGAGTTCTGGAGATTCTGGGTGGTTCATCTCTGGGTGGAGGATTTCCTGGAGCTCTTCACCACCATCATGGTGGCCTATGTCTTCATGCTCCTCGGTGTGGTCAGGGCGCGGGTGGCAACGACCATCGTCTACCTCGACATCATCCTCTACTCTATAGGGGGCGTGATCGGCACCATGCACCACCTCTATTTCAGCGGCACGCCCGAAGTCCACATGGCGCTCGGCGCCTTCTTCTCGGCCATGGAAGTGATCCCCCTGCTGCTCCTCACCTACGAGGCCTGGAAGTTCATGCGGCTGGGAGCTCCCGCGGGGGGCTCCATGCTGAGCACCACGGCGGAGATGTTCCCGCACAAGTGGGCGGTGATGTTCCTCATCGCCGTGGGATTCTGGAATTTCCTCGGGGCGGGCGTCTTCGGTTTCCTGATCAACCTCCCCATCGTCAGCTACTACGAGATCGGCACGCAGTGGACCGCCAACCACGGTCACGCCGCCATGATGGGCGTCTACGGGATGCTTTCGCTCGGCTTCTTCATGTTCGTGGCCCGCTACTTCCTCCCTCTGGACAAGGCCAGCAACACGGCCATGGGGATCGCCTTCTGGTGCACCAACCTGGGGCTTGCCCTGATGCTCTTCATAAACCTCTTCCCGGTCGGGATGCTGCAGATCAACCAGATCCTCGCCACCTCGTACTGGGAGGGGCGCGAGCCGGCCTTCTTCATGCTCCCGATGGTGCGGATCTTCGAATGGCTGCGGCTGCCCGGCGACGCGCTCTTCATCATCGGCATCCTGCCGGTCGTCTACCTCGCCGTACGCATGTTCCTGAACCGCAACCGAGGAGTTGCAGCCCCTGCGGCAGCCAAGCAGGGTAAAACAGCACCATGA
- a CDS encoding spore maturation protein, with protein sequence MIEGINYLSLLIIPLFILFTIWYGTFKKVRVYDSFVAGAKEGPGIILSIFPYLLTIFIVIKGFQASGAFDALRNGFYQLFSFAGIPIEVVSMAIIKPLSGSASTALFTDIVKTTGPESVATKMTAVIMGSAETTFYVLAVYLGTVGIKKTRYLVPVCLTADFIGIVVAVAVVRWLL encoded by the coding sequence ATGATCGAAGGCATCAATTACCTCTCGCTGCTCATCATCCCGTTGTTCATCCTGTTCACCATCTGGTACGGCACCTTCAAGAAGGTTCGCGTCTACGATTCGTTCGTCGCCGGGGCGAAGGAAGGGCCGGGGATCATCCTGAGCATCTTCCCGTACCTTCTGACCATCTTCATCGTGATCAAGGGATTCCAGGCCTCGGGCGCCTTCGACGCCTTGAGAAACGGCTTCTACCAGCTCTTCTCCTTCGCCGGGATCCCCATCGAAGTCGTTTCCATGGCCATCATCAAGCCCCTGTCGGGAAGCGCCTCGACGGCGCTTTTCACCGACATAGTAAAGACGACCGGTCCCGAGTCCGTGGCAACAAAGATGACGGCGGTCATCATGGGGAGCGCAGAAACGACCTTTTACGTTCTGGCGGTCTACCTAGGCACGGTCGGCATCAAGAAGACCAGGTACCTGGTTCCGGTCTGCCTGACCGCAGACTTTATCGGCATCGTCGTGGCTGTCGCCGTGGTGAGGTGGCTTTTGTAG
- a CDS encoding nucleoside recognition domain-containing protein, translating into MNAVWLILFSVSIVFAICTGNLEAFTKSIFEGAKSAVEVSLFLLGIVSVWMGITRILEDSGLIYRIAHLFKPVISRLFRNIPGDHPSISAITLNVLANLFGLGNAATPLGIKAMQELDTLNEHKGEITFEMMIFIVLNTASIQLIPFSVIGILASYNAANPAGVVLPVLIATVISAVTALLILFGFRKVLK; encoded by the coding sequence ATGAACGCGGTCTGGTTGATCCTCTTTTCAGTCAGCATCGTCTTTGCCATATGCACCGGGAACCTGGAGGCGTTCACTAAATCGATCTTCGAAGGCGCCAAGTCAGCCGTCGAGGTTTCGCTGTTTCTCCTGGGGATCGTGTCGGTGTGGATGGGGATCACCAGGATCCTTGAGGATTCGGGACTCATCTACCGCATCGCACACCTGTTCAAGCCGGTCATCTCGCGTCTTTTCCGGAATATTCCTGGCGACCACCCCTCCATCAGCGCCATCACCTTGAACGTGCTGGCGAACCTCTTCGGCCTCGGCAACGCCGCGACGCCGCTGGGGATCAAGGCGATGCAGGAGCTCGACACCCTGAACGAGCACAAGGGGGAGATAACCTTCGAGATGATGATCTTCATCGTCCTCAACACAGCCAGCATCCAGTTGATCCCCTTCTCGGTCATCGGGATTCTCGCCAGTTACAACGCAGCCAACCCCGCGGGGGTGGTGCTCCCTGTGCTTATCGCCACGGTGATATCCGCGGTGACGGCGCTACTGATACTGTTCGGATTCAGGAAGGTGCTCAAATGA
- a CDS encoding S66 peptidase family protein: MNNVYIISPSYLIKKKREFTAGVRQLSKLGFNVLNPHFPTMLPSPQEKADQIHHACADTGTDMILALRGGYSAMKSLPFIDFDHLRKHPKIIAGFSDLTALLNPIHERTGMVTLHAPMLVSLNAPTAFTVGSFMNAVRGYPEKNLFHGAPVKVYRHGSAAGILKGGNLVTLTALIDTDWEMETENSILFLEEVDEKLHKVDRALTQWILAGKLKGVKGIILGDFGGLKSREVFQILASQMELGIPVVHCPHIGHVPDKITMPVGAEVELDTRKKQLVIRKLELPGVRP, from the coding sequence GTGAACAATGTCTATATCATTTCGCCCAGCTACCTGATCAAGAAAAAGCGTGAATTCACCGCCGGGGTCAGGCAGTTGTCGAAGCTTGGCTTCAACGTCCTGAACCCGCACTTCCCGACCATGCTCCCCTCGCCCCAAGAAAAGGCTGACCAGATACACCACGCCTGCGCCGACACGGGCACCGACATGATCCTCGCCCTGCGCGGCGGTTACAGCGCCATGAAATCCCTGCCGTTCATCGATTTTGATCACCTCAGGAAGCACCCGAAGATCATCGCCGGCTTCAGCGACCTGACGGCCCTTCTGAACCCCATTCATGAACGGACGGGAATGGTGACGCTTCATGCGCCCATGCTGGTCAGCCTGAACGCCCCGACCGCGTTCACCGTCGGATCCTTCATGAACGCGGTGAGGGGCTATCCGGAGAAGAACCTGTTCCACGGGGCGCCGGTGAAGGTGTACCGTCACGGCAGCGCCGCCGGCATCCTCAAAGGGGGGAACCTGGTGACGCTTACAGCGCTGATTGACACTGACTGGGAGATGGAGACGGAGAACTCTATCCTCTTTCTGGAGGAGGTCGACGAAAAGCTGCACAAGGTGGACCGCGCCCTGACCCAGTGGATACTGGCCGGGAAGCTCAAAGGGGTGAAGGGGATCATCCTCGGGGATTTCGGCGGCCTGAAGAGCAGGGAGGTTTTCCAGATCCTGGCCTCGCAGATGGAACTTGGCATTCCCGTGGTCCATTGCCCCCACATCGGCCATGTCCCCGACAAGATAACCATGCCGGTGGGAGCGGAGGTGGAGCTCGACACGCGGAAGAAGCAACTGGTGATAAGGAAGCTGGAGCTTCCGGGGGTGCGTCCATGA
- a CDS encoding citrate (Si)-synthase, which yields MTQLKDRLKEKIEAHRPRIARLTKEFGSVIIDKVDIAQCIGGARDIRCLVTDISYLDPQEGIRFRGKTIPETFEALPKAAGSEYPTVESFWYFLLTGEVPTPEQVQDVETEFKTRQQVPEYVFQALRALPLDSHPMVMLSSGILAMQRDSKFAAVYSSGKFNKMTAWEHVYEDASDIVARIPVLAAFIYNLKYRGDKQIPIDPKLDLGANFAHMIGQSEQYKDVARMYFILHSDHESGNVSAHTTHLVHSALSDPYYAYAAGLNGLAGPLHGLANQEVLGWILEFQKKLNGAEPTKENVTAALWETLNAGQVVPGYGHAVLRKTDPRYMAQREFCLKTEGLKDDKLFKLVSMIFETAPGVLTEHGKTKNPWPNVDAQSGVIQWYYGLKEWDFYTVLFGVGRALGCMANVTWDRGLGYAIERPKSVTTEMLETWAAAGGRDTNTTAAPHPPTPKA from the coding sequence ATGACACAGCTGAAAGACAGGCTAAAGGAAAAGATCGAGGCACACCGCCCCCGCATCGCCCGGCTGACTAAAGAGTTTGGCTCAGTCATAATCGACAAGGTAGACATAGCGCAATGCATTGGCGGTGCCCGTGATATCAGATGCCTTGTTACAGACATCTCGTATCTTGATCCGCAGGAAGGGATCCGTTTCAGAGGCAAGACCATCCCTGAGACTTTCGAGGCCCTCCCCAAGGCAGCCGGCTCCGAATACCCCACGGTGGAATCGTTCTGGTATTTCCTCCTCACAGGGGAGGTCCCGACCCCCGAGCAGGTGCAGGACGTTGAGACCGAGTTCAAGACGCGCCAGCAGGTTCCGGAGTATGTGTTCCAGGCTCTGCGCGCGCTCCCGCTGGACAGCCACCCCATGGTGATGCTCTCCTCCGGCATCCTTGCCATGCAAAGAGACTCCAAGTTCGCGGCCGTCTACAGCAGCGGCAAGTTCAACAAGATGACAGCCTGGGAGCATGTCTACGAGGACGCAAGCGACATAGTGGCCCGCATCCCTGTCCTGGCTGCCTTCATTTACAATCTCAAGTACCGGGGCGACAAGCAGATCCCCATCGATCCGAAACTTGACCTGGGTGCAAATTTCGCCCACATGATCGGCCAAAGCGAGCAGTACAAGGACGTGGCGCGCATGTACTTCATCCTCCACTCCGACCACGAATCTGGCAACGTCTCGGCACACACCACCCACCTGGTCCACTCTGCCCTTTCCGACCCCTATTACGCCTATGCCGCTGGCCTCAACGGGCTTGCGGGACCACTTCATGGCCTGGCCAACCAGGAGGTGCTGGGATGGATCCTGGAATTCCAGAAGAAGCTAAACGGTGCGGAACCTACCAAGGAGAACGTGACTGCAGCCTTGTGGGAAACGCTCAATGCCGGGCAGGTGGTGCCGGGCTACGGACACGCAGTCCTCAGAAAGACTGACCCGCGCTACATGGCCCAGCGCGAGTTCTGTTTGAAAACAGAAGGTCTCAAGGATGACAAGCTCTTCAAGCTAGTCTCAATGATCTTCGAGACCGCCCCTGGCGTTTTAACCGAACATGGCAAGACGAAGAACCCGTGGCCCAACGTTGACGCGCAATCCGGCGTCATCCAGTGGTACTACGGCCTGAAGGAATGGGATTTCTACACCGTGCTCTTCGGGGTCGGGCGTGCTTTGGGGTGCATGGCGAACGTAACCTGGGACCGCGGCCTTGGCTATGCCATCGAGAGACCCAAATCGGTCACCACTGAGATGCTGGAGACCTGGGCCGCCGCCGGAGGACGGGACACCAACACGACTGCCGCCCCCCACCCGCCAACGCCTAAAGCGTAA
- the trhA gene encoding PAQR family membrane homeostasis protein TrhA — MDTVKRQQSVGEEIANSLSHAVGLIAAIAATPPLLSRAFSLGQKGYAVGTAIYAATMVLLYLASSIYHAMPQGKLKELFKTIEHSAIYLLIAGTYTPFSLGALRGPWGWTLLSLVWTFALVGVVWKFCQKMPRPVASTILYLAMGWLIIVAAKPLLSRVPLAGLLWIAAGGAAYTLGVVFFAYDSRLRFGHFIWHLFVMAGTACHFCAIAWYAL; from the coding sequence ATGGATACAGTCAAGCGTCAGCAATCGGTAGGAGAAGAAATCGCCAACAGCCTCAGCCATGCTGTGGGGTTGATCGCAGCCATTGCCGCGACTCCGCCGCTGCTATCCAGGGCGTTCAGCCTTGGACAGAAGGGATATGCCGTCGGTACGGCGATATATGCCGCAACCATGGTGCTGCTCTATCTTGCCTCCTCTATCTACCACGCCATGCCGCAGGGGAAACTGAAGGAGTTGTTCAAGACCATAGAGCACTCCGCCATATATCTCCTGATAGCCGGTACCTACACGCCGTTTTCCCTCGGTGCGCTGCGCGGCCCCTGGGGATGGACCCTCCTGTCGCTGGTCTGGACCTTCGCCCTGGTTGGAGTGGTGTGGAAGTTCTGCCAAAAGATGCCGCGGCCGGTAGCGTCCACCATCCTCTACCTGGCTATGGGGTGGCTCATCATCGTGGCGGCGAAACCGTTGCTAAGCCGCGTGCCGCTGGCCGGCCTTCTGTGGATAGCCGCCGGCGGCGCTGCGTACACGCTGGGCGTCGTTTTCTTCGCCTACGATTCCCGCCTGCGTTTCGGCCACTTCATCTGGCACCTGTTCGTCATGGCGGGGACCGCCTGCCACTTCTGCGCCATAGCCTGGTACGCCTTGTGA
- a CDS encoding J domain-containing protein codes for MTYADLQEALRVLGLGERASLTEIKARHRELVKRHHPDAGGSGGDPDMIRRVNAANKVLQEYLAEYRFSFSEEEFYEQNPEERLRRQFMDAALWGKG; via the coding sequence ATGACCTACGCCGACCTGCAGGAAGCGTTGAGGGTATTAGGGCTCGGTGAACGGGCGAGCCTCACGGAAATCAAGGCCCGGCATAGGGAACTGGTAAAACGGCATCACCCCGATGCCGGTGGCTCAGGTGGTGATCCCGACATGATCCGGAGGGTAAATGCAGCAAACAAGGTGCTGCAGGAATACCTAGCGGAATACCGTTTCTCCTTCAGCGAGGAGGAGTTCTACGAACAGAACCCTGAAGAGCGCCTGCGGCGACAGTTCATGGACGCGGCTTTATGGGGGAAGGGATAG
- a CDS encoding NADH-quinone oxidoreductase subunit N: protein METIAMPAINLAVVMPEILLSCIAMVLLLVNVFVPGNNKAYLGYLSIIGLAVTAASVVNGWGPSVSAFNGSVVQDNFATFFKIIFLISAGLAVLISDRYMAQEECNQGELYPLILFATVGMMLMAAGTDMMVIFLGLELLSICLYVLAGFNRSSVKSNEAGLKYFLLGAFSTGFLLYGMALTYGATGSTKIQAISAYVMGNPSVATNPLFVVGMLLIATGFSFKVAAAPFHMWTPDVYQGAPTPVTAFMSAGPKAAGFAAFIRVMIFAFPMLKAEWGQLLWILAVLTMTVGNIIALSQDNVKRMLAYSSIAHAGYALVGFTATNAEGAAGILFYMLSYAFMNIGAFAVIVLIGKKGESNGNVQDMAGFGHKKPLLAAILSIFLLSLAGMPPTAGFIGKFYLFSAAIKSGYIWLAIIGVLNSAASLYYYLRVLVFMYMKDPTEEFDWAGATPAVALCLLVAVGATLALGVVPGTVLELAQKAVLF, encoded by the coding sequence ATGGAAACAATTGCTATGCCGGCCATAAACCTGGCAGTGGTCATGCCTGAGATCCTACTCTCATGCATCGCCATGGTACTGCTGCTCGTCAACGTCTTCGTGCCGGGCAACAACAAGGCCTACCTTGGTTACTTGAGCATCATCGGCCTCGCAGTTACCGCGGCAAGCGTGGTCAACGGGTGGGGGCCGTCGGTATCAGCGTTCAACGGCTCTGTGGTGCAGGACAACTTCGCCACCTTCTTCAAGATCATCTTCCTGATCTCCGCCGGTCTTGCCGTCCTGATCTCGGACAGGTACATGGCCCAGGAAGAGTGCAACCAGGGCGAGCTCTATCCCCTGATCCTTTTCGCGACCGTCGGTATGATGCTGATGGCGGCCGGGACCGACATGATGGTGATCTTCCTCGGTCTCGAGCTCCTCTCCATCTGCCTGTATGTGCTGGCCGGCTTCAACCGCTCCAGCGTGAAGTCTAACGAGGCCGGTCTCAAGTACTTCCTTTTGGGTGCCTTCTCCACCGGCTTCCTGCTCTACGGCATGGCGCTCACCTACGGCGCTACCGGGAGCACCAAGATCCAGGCCATCTCCGCCTATGTCATGGGGAACCCGAGTGTGGCAACCAACCCGCTCTTCGTGGTCGGCATGCTGCTGATCGCCACTGGCTTCAGCTTCAAGGTCGCCGCCGCACCGTTCCACATGTGGACCCCGGACGTCTACCAGGGCGCTCCGACCCCGGTCACCGCGTTCATGTCCGCGGGCCCGAAAGCTGCCGGCTTTGCCGCCTTCATCAGGGTGATGATCTTCGCCTTCCCGATGCTGAAAGCAGAGTGGGGCCAGCTTCTCTGGATCCTCGCCGTCCTCACCATGACCGTGGGTAACATCATCGCGCTGTCCCAGGACAACGTGAAAAGGATGCTGGCTTACTCCTCCATCGCACACGCAGGGTACGCTCTGGTCGGTTTCACCGCCACCAACGCTGAGGGCGCTGCAGGCATACTCTTCTACATGCTCTCCTATGCGTTCATGAACATCGGCGCCTTCGCCGTCATCGTTCTGATCGGCAAGAAAGGCGAGAGCAACGGCAACGTGCAGGATATGGCTGGTTTCGGCCACAAGAAACCGCTTCTGGCCGCCATCCTCTCCATCTTCCTGCTCTCCCTGGCCGGCATGCCGCCGACCGCGGGCTTCATCGGGAAGTTCTACCTCTTCTCCGCCGCCATCAAGTCCGGCTACATCTGGCTGGCCATCATCGGCGTGCTGAACTCCGCAGCCTCCCTATACTACTACCTGCGCGTGCTGGTGTTCATGTACATGAAGGATCCGACCGAAGAGTTCGACTGGGCTGGCGCCACCCCGGCTGTCGCCCTCTGCCTCCTCGTGGCAGTCGGCGCGACCCTGGCTCTCGGCGTTGTTCCGGGCACCGTCCTCGAACTGGCACAGAAGGCAGTGCTGTTCTAA
- a CDS encoding NADH-quinone oxidoreductase subunit M: protein MNQLPLLSIITFTPLIGAILLLFVNKNSHGVLRSVAMAVTVVTFVLSLPLITGYNAPGTDIGGFQFIENVPWIAAGPFQMSYHLGIDGISLWLVILTTFIMPIAILSTYTAVEEKVKEYMICLLLLEVGMVGTFISIDLFLFYIYWEVMLIPMYFMIGIWGGKNRIYAAVKFFIYTAVGSLLMLVALISLYFKAGGGDFSILRFWELNLDPTTQMWMFLAFALAFAIKVPMFPLHTWLPDAHTEAPTAGSVILAAVMLKCGTYGYVRFAMPLFPEASAQFTPLIATLSVIGIIYASLVAMVQQDVKKLVAYSSVAHLGFVMLGLYALNTQGVTGGMLQMLNHGVSTGALFLIVGFIYERRHTRQISDFGGLAKQMPVFATMFMIVTFSSIGLPGTNGFVGEFLVLLGSFESELRWYAVIATSGVILSAVYMLWMFQRVMFGELKNPKNQTLKDLNAREVAIMLPLLFLIFFLGVYPRPIIDSMAPSIDRLIAQTKVQKQVAQVAAPAAPQLPAGHVAVPGLPEGHPALPATQEVK, encoded by the coding sequence ATGAACCAGCTACCGTTACTGAGCATAATAACCTTCACACCGCTGATCGGGGCGATTCTCCTCCTCTTTGTGAACAAAAACAGCCACGGCGTGCTCCGTTCCGTTGCCATGGCGGTGACGGTGGTGACGTTCGTCCTCTCGCTGCCTCTGATCACGGGGTACAACGCACCGGGGACCGACATCGGCGGCTTCCAGTTCATCGAGAACGTGCCCTGGATCGCGGCCGGCCCCTTCCAGATGAGCTATCACCTGGGCATCGACGGCATCAGCCTCTGGCTCGTCATCCTCACCACCTTCATCATGCCGATCGCCATCCTCTCCACCTACACGGCGGTTGAAGAGAAGGTGAAGGAATACATGATCTGCCTCTTGCTGCTCGAAGTCGGCATGGTCGGTACCTTTATCTCGATCGACCTCTTCCTCTTCTACATCTACTGGGAAGTGATGCTGATCCCGATGTACTTCATGATCGGTATCTGGGGCGGCAAGAACAGGATCTACGCTGCAGTCAAGTTCTTCATCTACACCGCGGTCGGCTCGCTCCTCATGCTGGTCGCATTGATCTCCCTCTACTTCAAGGCTGGCGGCGGCGACTTCAGCATCCTGCGCTTCTGGGAACTGAACCTCGACCCGACCACCCAGATGTGGATGTTCCTGGCCTTCGCACTGGCCTTTGCCATCAAGGTCCCGATGTTCCCGCTGCACACCTGGTTGCCTGACGCACATACCGAGGCTCCGACCGCTGGCTCCGTTATCCTGGCAGCCGTCATGCTGAAGTGCGGTACCTACGGTTACGTTCGCTTCGCCATGCCGCTCTTCCCGGAAGCAAGCGCGCAGTTCACCCCGCTCATCGCAACCCTGTCCGTGATCGGCATCATCTACGCCTCGCTGGTCGCCATGGTGCAGCAGGACGTCAAGAAACTGGTCGCCTACTCTTCCGTAGCGCACCTTGGCTTCGTTATGCTCGGCCTCTACGCCCTCAACACCCAGGGGGTCACCGGCGGCATGCTGCAGATGCTCAACCACGGCGTTTCCACCGGCGCATTGTTCCTTATCGTCGGATTCATCTACGAGCGCCGTCACACTCGTCAGATCTCCGACTTCGGCGGCCTCGCCAAGCAGATGCCGGTTTTCGCCACCATGTTCATGATCGTCACCTTCTCCTCCATCGGCCTGCCGGGGACCAACGGCTTCGTCGGCGAGTTCCTGGTGCTCCTGGGCTCCTTCGAGAGCGAACTCCGCTGGTACGCGGTCATCGCCACCTCCGGCGTCATCCTCTCCGCCGTCTACATGCTCTGGATGTTCCAGAGGGTCATGTTCGGCGAGCTGAAGAACCCGAAAAACCAGACCCTGAAGGACCTGAACGCAAGGGAAGTAGCGATCATGCTGCCGCTTCTTTTCCTCATCTTCTTCCTGGGCGTCTACCCGCGCCCGATCATCGACTCCATGGCTCCGTCGATCGACAGGTTGATCGCTCAGACCAAGGTGCAGAAGCAGGTGGCACAAGTAGCAGCACCGGCCGCGCCGCAGCTTCCGGCAGGGCACGTAGCAGTTCCGGGCCTTCCCGAAGGGCATCCGGCTCTCCCCGCAACCCAAGAAGTAAAATAG